One genomic window of Micropterus dolomieu isolate WLL.071019.BEF.003 ecotype Adirondacks linkage group LG14, ASM2129224v1, whole genome shotgun sequence includes the following:
- the ubtd1b gene encoding ubiquitin domain-containing protein 1 — protein sequence MGGCVGRYWEGWEDTQSRGSSRNGGRGGRNEPLKKDRPKWKSDYPMTEGQLRSKRDEFWDTAPAFEGRKEIWDALKAAAVALECNDHELAQAIVDGASITLPHGTLAECYDELGNRYQLPVYCLAPPVNLISERSDEDPSDSPEPTVAPKKEFQLKVRLSTGKDLRLSASMADTIGQLKKQLQAQDDIDAAHQRWFFSGKLLTDKTRLQDTKIQKDFVIQVIVNPQALQAPKLSPTTIASLPASE from the exons ATGGGAGGATGTGTGGGGAGATACTGGGAAGGCTGGGAGGACACACAGAGCCGAGGCTCGTCCAGGAACGGTGGACGAGGAG GGCGTAATGAGCCCCTGAAGAAAGATCGGCCCAAGTGGAAGAGCGACTATCCGATGACAGAGGGCCAGCTGCGGAGCAAGCGGGATGAGTTCTGGGACACGGCGCCGGCCTTCGAGGGCCGTAAGGAGATCTGGGACGCCCTGAAAGCCGCGGCTGTGGCCCTGGAGTGCAATGACCACGAGCTGGCCCAAGCTATAGTGGATGGAGCCAGTATCACACTGCCACATG GTACTCTCGCAGAGTGTTACGACGAACTCGGGAACCGCTACCAGCTGCCCGTCTACTGCCTGGCTCCACCAGTCAACCTCATCTCAGAGCGCAGTGACGAGGACCCCAGCGACAGCCCTGAGCCCACTGTAGCACCTAAGAAGGAATTCCAGCTCAAG GTCCGGCTCTCCACAGGCAAGGACCTGCGCCTCAGTGCCAGCATGGCCGACACCATCGGGCAACTGAAGAAGCAGCTGCAGGCCCAGGATGACATTGACGCCGCCCACCAGCGCTGGTTCTTCTCTGGGAAGCTGCTCACGGACAAGACGCGGCTGCAAGACACTAAGATCCAGAAGGACTTTGTCATTCAGGTCATCGTTAACCCGCAGGCCCTCCAAGCCCCCAAGCTGTCACCCACCACCATTGCCTCTTTGCCTGCATCTGAATAA